The following proteins are co-located in the Hevea brasiliensis isolate MT/VB/25A 57/8 chromosome 11, ASM3005281v1, whole genome shotgun sequence genome:
- the LOC110655134 gene encoding metallothionein-like protein type 2 has product MSCCGGNCGCGSGCKCGSGCNGCGMYPDISENIRTETLVSGVAPAKKVYESSEMSFGAESGNGCKCGSNCTCDPCNCK; this is encoded by the exons ATGTCTTGCTGCGGTGGAAATTGTGGCTGTGGCTCCGGATGCAAGTGCGGCAGCGGCTGCAACGG ATGTGGTATGTACCCTGACATCTCTGAGAACATCAGGACTGAAACCCTCGTTTCAGGGGTTGCACCTGCCAAGAA GGTCTATGAGAGTTCTGAGATGAGCTTTGGTGCTGAGAGTGGGAATGGCTGCAAGTGTGGATCAAACTGCACCTGTGATCCATGCAACTGCAAATGA